One part of the Girardinichthys multiradiatus isolate DD_20200921_A chromosome 10, DD_fGirMul_XY1, whole genome shotgun sequence genome encodes these proteins:
- the itgb4 gene encoding integrin beta-4 isoform X1, translating to MGSWSLQCLAGLGLLTVLLTCSSAQAQTAHYCLASQYGSCSECLQAGQGCAYCTEETFNGPRCDLYKNILVRGCNAAAVITAESSLDIEQKDSINVNLQQSQVSPQQASITFLPGETKVMDVQVFAPVKGPLDLYILMDFSNSMQDDLDNLKKMGNELAVVVKKLSDDYTIGFGKFVDKVIEPQTDMRPVKIAQPWPNSDPPFSFQNVIKLTSDVDSFISELQKERISGNLDAPEGGFDAILQAAVCEEQIGWRKHSTHLLVFSTESAFHYEADGANVLSGILPRNDEHCHLDGEGKYTEATNQDYPSIPTLVRLLGKHNIIPIFAVTNHSYTHYSKLKEYFPIAEVGLLQEDSSNILQVMEDAFKSIRSKMSIRAEDRPKAFEAQFLYSNNTVADYGAFNFNPGAVGRFKVKLKAQQKIDEKPVCQMDSADKGGTIRVKPTTFNAALKVKASILCLTCDCEKTPIPKAETCNGNGKLVCGKCQCDDGWLGTFCNCSKTSHLNKNQCIGPNTTVSCSGLGDCQPCGTCVCYNPDQYEGPYCQYDKTQCPRFAGILCNDRGSCVMGRCACSDGWEGAACECSKSNDTCLDSKGNICGGRGKCVCGSCKCPDSEIEMSSACEPNFQFQLGSCEVTRSCVQCQAWKTGEKKDKAECDRCPFQVIMVDKLKEREKVLDYCSFRDEDDDCTYQYTVDTSKDATNNELLVEVLKERDCPPASLLWLLPLILFLLLLLALLLLCCWKYCACCKSCLQSCLALLPCCRRGRMVGFTEDEYLLRQSQLTSNHLDTPMVRTGPPKGTDVVRWKVTDNVHRAPNHPQALIQPNPDEMIQFPISLRLNRLFSENLSRPESRDAEQLRKEVTDNLNEVYKQIPEAQNVQQTLFRLQKNAGKREDYTIMDTVLSAPRRTYPDIVKLTEKNVQSGNFGDLKVVPGYYTVATDREAAGAVEFQENVESVDVHVPLFVKDDDDDKKQLLVEARDVPLGIAEIAKRFVNITIIKEHATSVFSFLQPKYTYSRQDGVANIPINREIIEDGRTQVTYCTQDLTAKNKKDYKSVQGDLSYGPGETQKIIPVPLLELNEKDGFLEDKPIKQFVMDLSNPRQGAKLGRYPRTTVTITDLAEPSVMMFKKSTQNFSTLDPTYTIPVVRSRNEDSPATVKWRTKKAHRFDLSGHLKFAPGETEKYIVIDPKAHPGPIQQETFQLELFDPSTNAVIGERKNTVVNITEGLRSPEVAQLQSKGFISPKGKSPGGNFPAPGNLKAKSTGPKNIRLNWDPPPGNPLGYKVKYWIYGDPEKDAQVLDVKTPQAELTNLYPYCDYEMRVCGYNAMGDGHDTNIVSCQTLEDVPGEPGRLAFNVISPTVTQISWAEPAETNGNITAYEVIYTPIDDEMKPVGAAKKVKIDSPKKRMLLIENLQNAQTYQYKVRAQNSMGWGPFRDATINLASQPARPLSIPIIPDVPIVDAEAGDEYDSYLMYSNDVLKSPTSSKTPSVSGDDYTMNGKWEQNFLFPGGSTTRNLSASSSPMSTLSSNYKGAGGSFTTETHTTYMSGAAGSPRRQDMIGGVHTTEVLMRKRSENRGYTDENIRDSIVMGDVSNKFLDLTPSGGFGYTGVHSSSQTQYSYSLSQGSRARTQSSEVNEALYSLDRVLHDARLSPGVPDTPSRLVFSALGPTALKVSWQEPHCEKDILGYCVLYQLLSGGEMKRINVTNPAENSVVIHDLLPNHSYLFKVKAQSQEGWGPEREGVITIESAVDPKSPLSPMPGSPFTLSTPSAPGPLVFTALSPDSLQLTWEKPRKPNGDILGYVVTCEQLHSGGDMRSFKVNGDNAETSLTVTNLTENVPYKFKVQARTTQGFGPEREGIITIESQDGGALSQYNTQSVTRREVFQMPTEVTTRTNVSHTMLNDPYFSDGTMMTQLTETGGMVSRQVTREVVQRSVMGGSTVTKRMFYES from the exons ATGGGGAGTTGGTCATTACAGTGCTTGGCGGGACTCGGTCTTCTCACCGTCCTGCTGACCTGCTCTTCTGCTCAAG CCCAAACAGCGCACTACTGCCTTGCCTCACAATACGGTTCCTGCTCAGAGTGTCTGCAGGCAGGCCAAGGCTGTGCATACTGCACTGAAGAG ACCTTCAATGGTCCTCGCTGTGACCTGTATAAGAACATCCTCGTCCGCGGTTGCAACGCTGCAGCTGTCATTACAGCTGAAAGCAGTCTTGATATAGAGCAA AAAGACAGCATTAACGTGAACCTTCAGCAGTCTCAGGTGTCACCACAGCAAGCAAGCATTACGTTTCtgcctggagagacaaaagtgATGGATGTGCAGGTGTTTGCTCCAGTTAAAGGCCCTCTGGATCTTTATATTCTTATGGACTTCTCAAACTCCATGCAGGATGATTTGGACAACCTGAAGAAAATGGGCAATGAGCTGG CTGTGGTTGTGAAAAAGCTTTCAGATGACTACACCATTGGGTTTGGAAAGTTTGTGGACAAAGTGATCGAACCCCAGACTGACATGAGACCTGTCAA GATTGCTCAGCCTTGGCCCAACAGTGATCCTCcgttctcttttcaaaatgtcatCAAGTTGACAAGTGATGTAGACTCCTTTATAAGTGAGCTCCAAAAGGAGAGGATATCTGGCAACCTGGATGCTCCTGAAGGAGGATTTGATGCAATTCTACAGGCAGCAGTGTGTGAG GAACAGATTGGCTGGCGCAAACACAGCACTCATCTCTTAGTTTTCTCCACTGAGTCAGCCTTTCACTACGAAGCTGATGGTGCCAACGTGCTATCAGGTATTCTGCCACGCAACGACGAACACTGCCACCTAGATGGAGAGGGCAAATACACAGAGGCTACAAACCAGGATTACCCTTCGATACCCACACTGGTCCGTCTGCTGGGAAAACATAACATCATCCCCATATTCGCAGTCACTAACCACTCCTACACTCACTACAGT aaattgaaagaatatTTCCCCATTGCTGAGGTTGGTTTGCTTCAAGAAGACTCATCCAATATCCTGCAGGTCATGGAGGATGCctttaaa agtaTCCGCTCTAAGATGAGCATCCGTGCTGAGGACAGACCTAAGGCTTTTGAGGCTCAGTTTCTGTATTCAAACAATACAGTAGCCGATTATGGAGCCTTTAACTTCAACCCTGGAGCAGTT GGCCGCTTCAAGGTAAAGCTCAAAGCCCAACAAAAGATTGATGAAAAACCTGTCTGCCAAATGGATTCAGCTGACAAAGGAGGTACAATCAGAGTCAAACCGACAACCTTCAATGCTGCGCTCAAAGTGAAAGCCTCCATTTTGTGTCTAACCTGTGATTGTGAGAAG ACACCTATTCCAAAAGCGGAAACATGCAATGGAAATGGAAAATTGGTGTGCGGGAAATGTCAGTGTGATGATGGCTG GCTGGGTACTTTCTGTAACTGCTCAAAAACCTCTCACTTAAACAAGAACCAGTGCATTGGCCCTAATACGACAGTGTCCTGCTCAGGCCTTGGAGACTGTCAGCCATGTGGGACCTGTGTGTGCTACAATCCAGACCAGTATGAAGGTCCCTACTGTCAGTACGACAAGACCCAGTGTCCACGATTTGCAGGCATCCTTTGCAATG ATCGTGGTTCTTGCGTGATGGGTCGTTGTGCTTGTTCAGATGGCTGGGAGGGTGCTGCCTGTGAGTGCTCCAAAAGCAATGACACCTGCCTTGACAGCAAAGGG AATATTTGTGGTGGCCGAGGGAAATGCGTATGCGGCAGCTGTAAGTGTCCAGACTCCGAGATCGAGATGTCCTCAGCCTGTGAGCCAAACTTCCAG TTCCAACTGGGTTCGTGTGAGGTTACAAGGAGCTGTGTCCAGTGTCAAGCCTGGAAGACAggagaaaagaaagacaaagcaGAGTGTGACCGGTGTCCGTTCCAAGTTATCATGGTGGATAAACTTAAAGAAC gGGAGAAAGTGCTTGACTATTGCAGTTTCCGCGATGAGGACGATGACTGTACATACCAGTACACTGTTGACACCAGTAAAGATGCCACAAATAATGAGCTGCTGGTTGAGGTGCTCAAAGAGAGAG ACTGTCCACCAGCTAgtctgctgtggctgctgccgCTCATCCTATTCCTCCTGTTGCTGTTGGCGCTCCTGCTGCTCTGCTGCTGGAAATATTGTGCGTGCTGCAAATCCTGCTTGCAG AGCTGTCTTGCCTTGTTGCCGTGCTGCAGGAGAG gtCGCATGGTTGGCTTTACGGAAGATGAGTATTTGCTCCGTCAGTCTCAGCTGACCTCAAACCATTTGGACACACCAATGGTGAGGACCGGTCCACCTAAAGGAACTGATGTGGTTCGATGGAAAGTCACAGATAACGTGCACCGTGCGCCCAATCACCCCCAGGCGCTGATACAACCAAACCCAGATGAAATGA TCCAGTTCCCAATCTCCCTTCGACTAAACAGGTTGTTCTCTGAGAACCTGTCTCGACCTGAATCAAGAGACGCTGAGCAACTCCGTAAAGAAGTGACTGATAAC TTAAATGAGGTGTACAAGCAGATTCCTGAGGCACAGAATGTGCAACAGACATTATTCAG ACTGCAAAAAAATGCTGGAAAAAG GGAGGACTACACCATCATGGACACTGTACTGTCAGCACCAAGGAGAACCTACCCAGATATAGTCAAACTTACTGAGAAGAACGTTCAGTCTGGAAACTTTGGCGACCTCAAAGTGGTCCCGGGGTACTATACTGTGGCCACTGACAGAG AGGCTGCAGGAGCTGTAGAGTTCCAAGAGAATGTGGAGTCAGTGGACGTTCACGTGCCGCTGTTTGTCAAGGATGACGATGATGACAAGAAACAGTTGCTAGTGGAGGCCAGGGATGTGCCGCTGGGCATTGCAGAGATTGCAAAGCGCTTTGTTAACATAACTATCATCAAAGAGCATG CCACAAGCGTCTTCTCATTCCTTCAGCCAAAATACACATACAGCAGACAGGATGGTGTGGCAAACATCCCCATCAACAGAGAGATTATTGAGGATGGACGCACACAGGTCACGTACTGTACACAAGATCTCACCGCCAAGAATAAGAAG GACTATAAGAGTGTACAAGGAGACCTGTCCTACGGTCCTGGTGAGACTCAAAAGATCATCCCTGTTCCTTTGCTAGAGTTGAATGAGAAAGATGGCTTTTTGGAAGACAAACCGATAAAGCAGTTTGTTATGGACCTCAGCAACCCACGCCAGGGTGCCAAGCTGGGACGATACCCAAGAACCACTGTCACCATCACAGACCTAGCAG aACCAAGCGTGATGATGTTCAAGAAGAGTACCCAGAACTTCAGCACATTAGATCCAACCTACACCATCCCGGTAGTGCGATCTCGCAACGAAGACAGCCCTGCCACGGTGAAATGGCGCACCAAGAAGGCCCATCGCTTCGATCTTTCTGGTCATCTGAAGTTTGCTCCTGGAGAAACAGAAAAGTATatagtgattgaccctaaagccCACCCTGGCCCAATCCAACAAGAAACCTTCCAGCTGGAGCTGTTTGATCCCAGCACCAATGCTGTTATTGGAGAAAGGAAGAACACTGTGGTCAATATAACAGAAG GACTAAGATCTCCAGAAGTAGCCCAGCTGCAGTCAAAGGGCTTTATAAGCCCGAAGGGAAAGTCCCCTGGTGGTAACTTTCCCGCTCCAGGAAACCTTAAGGCCAAatcaacaggacccaaaaaCATCCGACTGAACTGGGATCCACCACCCGGTAACCCCCTGGGATACAAG GTGAAGTATTGGATCTATGGCGACCCTGAGAAAGATGCCCAGGTTCTTGACGTGAAGACACCTCAAGCCGAGCTGACAAACCTGTATCCCTACTGTGATTACGAGATGCGAGTTTGTGGCTACAATGCAATGGGAGATGGCCATGATACAAACATTGTTTCCTGTCAAACTCTGGAGGATG TGCCTGGTGAACCCGGTCGTCTGGCCTTTAATGTCATCAGTCCCACTGTCACTCAGATCAGCTGGGCAGAGCCGGCGGAGACCAACGGCAACATTACAGCGTATGAGGTCATCTACACGCCCATCGATGATGAAATGA AACCAGTTGGAGCAGCTAAAAAAGTAAAGATTGACAGCCCAAAGAAACGCATGTTGTTGATAGAAAACCTTCAGAACGCCCAAACTTATCAGTACAAAGTTCGTGCCCAAAACAGCATGGGCTGGGGACCCTTCAGAGATGCTACCATCAACTTAGCATCACAGCCTGCCAGACCTCTGTCCA TTCCCATCATTCCAGATGTCCCTATTGTGGATGCTGAGGCAGGAGATGaatatgacagctacctgatgTACAGCAATGATGTGCTAAAGTCACCAACAAGCTCCAAGACACCAAGTGTTTCTGGTGATG ATTACACAATGAATGGAAAGTGGGAACAAAACTTTCTTTTCCCAGGAGGCTCAACAACACGCAACCTTTCAGCATCATCCTCTCCAATGTCCACTCTGAGCTCCAACTACAAAGGAGCAGGCGGCTCCTTtaccacagagacacacaccaCGTACATGTCTGGAGCTG CAGGAAGCCCTCGTAGACAGGACATGATTGGAGGAGTGCACACAACTGAAGTCCTCATGAGAAAGCGCTCAGAGAACAGAGGATACACAGATGAAAATATTCGGGACTCCATCGTCATGGGAGATGTTTCGAACAAGTTCTTAGATCTGA CGCCATCAGGTGGGTTCGGCTACACTGGGGTGCACAGCAGCTCTCAGACCCAGTACAGCTACAGCCTGTCTCAGGGTTCCAGGGCCAGGACTCAGTCATCAGAGGTCAATGAAGCCTTATACAGTCTGGATAGAGTGCTCCATG ATGCTCGACTCTCTCCTGGTGTACCAGATACCCCCAGCAGACTTGTGTTTTCTGCTCTGGGACCAACTGCACTTAAAGTCAGTTGGCAGGAGCCACACTGTGAGAAAGACATCCTGGGATACTGTGTTCTCTACCAGCTGCTCAGTGGAG GTGAGATGAAGCGCATCAATGTGACAAACCCAGCAGAGAACTCAGTGGTCATCCATGACCTGCTGCCCAACCACTCTTACCTGTTTAAGGTGAAGGCTCAGAGTCAGGAGGGCTGGGGTCCAGAACGTGAGGGAGTCATCACCATTGAATCAGCTGTGGACCCTAAGAGCCCCCTCAGTCCTATGCCAG GCTCACCATTCACCCTGAGTACTCCCAGTGCTCCAGGCCCTCTGGTGTTCACAGCCCTGAGCCCTGACTCACTGCAACTTACCTGGGAAAAACCACGTAAGCCCAACGGAGACATCCTTGGCTATGTAGTCACCTGCGAACAGTTACATAGTGGAG gtGATATGCGCTCCTTCAAGGTAAACGGTGACAATGCTGAGACCAGTCTCACTGTAACCAACCTGACTGAGAATGTTCCATATAAGTTCAAGGTTCAGGCTCGAACCACGCAGGGTTTTGGTCCTGAGAGGGAGGGCATCATCACCATTGAGTCTCAGGATGGAG GTGCCTTGTCTCAATACAACACCCAGTCAGTGACGAGGAGGGAGGTTTTCCAAATGCCAACAGAAGTCACCACAAGAACAAACGTCTCCCACACCATGCTTAACGATCCCTATTTCtcag ATGGGACGATGATGACTCAGCTCACAGAGACTGGCGGCATGGTGAGCCGTCAGGTCACTAGGGAAGTGGTTCAGAGGAGCGTCATGGGTGGATCGACTGTCACCAAGAGAATGTTTTATGAGTCTTAA